One genomic region from Sphingobacterium multivorum encodes:
- a CDS encoding DUF2752 domain-containing protein, producing MILLVLKYLKCHWIYSLVLGYFGVAIGLYLFTDIHILIPCLWKSISGSDCPGCGLTRAFIALLRMEWKEAWLENPLIYMLVPLLTLLILRDFIRFREVHSTEG from the coding sequence ATGATTTTGCTCGTCCTGAAATACCTTAAATGTCATTGGATATATTCGTTGGTGTTGGGGTATTTCGGGGTTGCCATTGGCTTGTACCTTTTTACAGATATCCATATCCTTATTCCCTGTCTTTGGAAGAGTATCAGTGGTTCTGATTGTCCCGGTTGTGGGCTGACAAGAGCCTTTATCGCCTTGTTGCGGATGGAATGGAAGGAAGCTTGGCTAGAAAACCCGTTGATTTATATGCTTGTCCCGCTATTGACTCTGTTGATTTTGAGGGACTTTATTCGGTTTCGGGAAGTCCATTCAACGGAAGGATAA
- a CDS encoding TM2 domain-containing protein codes for MKTEDEKYCVECGKLINIKAEVCPFCGVRQPIFYANQPFQQQNNTFQDDRWLPALLFCFFLGPFGAHRFYLGQIGTAVIQLLTLGGCGIWYLIDLIMIIVGKYKDANGNYIKSPINNN; via the coding sequence ATGAAAACAGAAGACGAAAAGTATTGTGTAGAGTGCGGTAAGTTAATCAATATCAAGGCGGAGGTGTGCCCATTTTGTGGTGTGAGACAGCCTATTTTTTATGCTAACCAACCTTTTCAACAACAAAACAACACCTTTCAGGACGACAGGTGGTTACCAGCACTGTTATTTTGTTTTTTTCTGGGCCCTTTTGGAGCGCATCGATTCTACTTGGGGCAAATTGGTACGGCTGTTATTCAGCTGCTTACCTTGGGGGGATGTGGTATCTGGTATCTAATCGATTTGATTATGATTATTGTCGGAAAATATAAAGATGCCAACGGCAATTATATCAAGAGTCCAATCAACAATAATTAA